One window of the Anguilla rostrata isolate EN2019 chromosome 13, ASM1855537v3, whole genome shotgun sequence genome contains the following:
- the LOC135238325 gene encoding taste receptor type 1 member 2-like, producing MRFDFLTAIFQQVQVMRFAVEEINNSSTLLPGVRLGYEIFDECSENHNFKSVLDFLVENRSVPVRNSSLYYEPKIIAVTGPFGTTDTISVAPLFMSNLIPMVAHGATSAQLSNKKRFPSLFRTVPSDKFQVQALVRLLLEFGWNWVAFIGGDDDYSRDALQGFTEQIRSVDICLAYQDTVTNDVSKIPAMLDILTALNISVVLVFANEEFAVPFIEQAIKRKQPKMWIASEAWSLNQRLMKTNGIETIGTVLGITIGGIKTLQGFKEFVVRSLTHEKGAAQSNVSLAGVDDTCNQECTECLTADPDIIFNEDPTYNFAIYSAVYAVAHALHKVLQCESQGCNSSKRAYPYMVPELKCSPECTKGYKKVQREYHTCCFDCQICTEGTYINYTADPTECRDCRRDEWSANGSVRCTKRSVEHLIPTEPVGVGILLSAASTLLSSLAIAGLFACRFHTPVVRSAGGSMCFLMLGCLCLCSVSVFFYVGHPGPVHCFLRNPAFAVFYTGCMSCLAIRSFQIVCIFKMASRLPRAYDYWVKHNGQWAAVGVAMAVQLLLCGLWIGVDGPQPISHTMGRAIVFDCSLGNSYIFYTIMVFLGLLSVTCFSFAYMGTDLPKNYNEGKSITFSLVIFYISWAMYLTAYLTLTGKYLPAVNAFSVLSTLLGILVGYFFPKCYIIIFKPQHNTAAFFQTAIQSYTINSNT from the exons atgAG gtttGATTTTTTAACTGCGATCTTTCAACAAGTCCAAGTAATGAGGTTTGCCGTTGAGGAAATCAACAACTCCAGCACCCTGTTGCCAGGCGTGAGGCTCGGCTATGAGATTTTCGATGAATGCTCAGAGAACCACAACTTCAAGTCCGTTCTTGACTTTCTGGTGGAAAATCGCTCGGTTCCAGTCAGAAACAGCAGCCTCTACTATGAACCAAAAATCATAGCTGTGACAGGACCATTTGGTACCACGGACACAATAAGTGTTGCACCACTCTTCATGTCTAACCTTATTCCCATG GTAGCTCATGGAGCCACTAGTGCACAGCTGAGTAACAAAAAACGGTTTCCCTCCCTTTTCCGAACCGTTCCAAGTGACAAGTTTCAAGTGCAAGCTCTTGTACGTCTCCTGCTGGAGTTTGGGTGGAATTGGGTAGCGTTCATTGGCGGTGACGATGACTACAGCCGGGACGCCCTGCAGGGGTTCACAGAACAAATTAGGTCCGTTGACATTTGTTTGGCCTATCAGGACACAGTCACAAATGACGTTTCAAAAATTCCGGCTATGCTTGACATACTGACCGCTTTGAATATCAGCGTTGTGTTGGTGTTTGCTAACGAGGAGTTTGCGGTTCCTTTCATCGAACAAGCCATCAAACGAAAGCAGCCGAAAATGTGGATTGCCAGTGAGGCATGGTCTCTTAATCAGAGGCTGATGAAGACGAATGGAATTGAGACCATAGGCACTGTTTTGGGAATTACAATCGGGGGAATCAAGACCTTGCAAGGGTTCAAGGAGTTTGTCGTACGCTCGCTGACGCACGAGAAAGGGGCTGCCCAAAGCAATGTGTCGCTGGCTGGCGTAGATGACACGTGCAACCAGGAATGTACCGAGTGCCTCACCGCAGACCCAGATATAATCTTCAATGAAGATCCAACCTACAATTTCGCCATTTACTCCGCGGTGTACGCTGTAGCACATGCACTACATAAAGTCCTTCAGTGTGAATCACAAGGTTGTAACAGCTCAAAACGGGCCTATCCATATATG GTGCCAGAGCTGAAGTGTTCACCAGAGTGCACAAAGGGTTACAAAAAGGTACAAAGAGAATACCACACCTGCTGTTTCGACTGTCAGATCTGCACAGAGGGAACATACATCAATTATACAG CCGATCCCACCGAGTGCAGGGATTGCAGAAGGGATGAGTGGTCGGCGAACGGGAGCGTGCGCTGCACCAAGCGCTCCGTGGAGCACCTCATCCCCACGGAGCCCGTGGGCGTCGGCATCCTGCTGTCGGCCgcctccaccctcctctcctcGCTGGCCATCGCCGGGCTCTTCGCCTGCAGGTTCCACACCCCCGTGGTGCGGTCGGCGGGCGGCAGCATGTGCTTCCTCATGCTGggctgcctgtgcctgtgctccGTCAGCGTGTTCTTCTACGTGGGCCACCCGGGCCCCGTGCACTGCTTCCTCCGCAACCCCGCCTTCGCCGTCTTCTACACCGGCTGCATGTCCTGCCTGGCCATCCGCTCCTTCCAGATCGTCTGCATCTTCAAAATGGCCTCCAGGCTCCCCAGGGCGTACGACTACTGGGTGAAGCACAACGGGCAGTGGGCCGCCGTGGGCGTTGCCATGGCCGTCCAGCTGCTCCTCTGCGGGCTGTGGATTGGCGTCGACGGGCCCCAGCCCATCTCCCACACCATGGGCAGGGCGATTGTGTTCGACTGCTCCCTGGGGAACTCGTACATCTTCTACACCATCATGGTGTTCCTGGGACTGCTGAGCGTGACGTGCTTCTCTTTCGCCTACATGGGCACCGACCTGCCCAAGAACTACAACGAGGGCAAGTCCATAACGTTCAGCCTGGTGATATTCTACATCTCCTGGGCCATGTATCTGACGGCGTACCTGACGCTGACGGGGAAATACCTCCCGGCTGTGAACGCCTTCTCCGTCCTCAGCACCCTGCTGGGGATCCTCGTCGGCTACTTCTTTCCCAAGTGTTACATCATCATCTTCAAACCCCAGCACAATACGGCCGCCTTCTTCCAGACTGCCATCCAGAGCTACACCATCAACAGCAACACGTGA